From one Triticum urartu cultivar G1812 chromosome 3, Tu2.1, whole genome shotgun sequence genomic stretch:
- the LOC125542761 gene encoding uncharacterized protein LOC125542761 — protein MARRWQVWGRPDGSQVWIPAPDPDAPPPPPAAAPPLPPPGRAAGTAAASFEDAQVKGRGAADGCRVESMADLLVQARNKLLEGDGMAGATGDAGKGELFCTGSGRPVSLSERAIRKARALVGEDVEKAGIKRKQSFGDVPDVEGGLREMGAPFRGGTMPPLFQTGSGKAVLPGRNSIQKARAILEDVDSAAGAAQPMFRTGMGRAVPVNRTLIDKARAVLEGQTAVEQGHYDESVDGMEQFPLFQTGSGRVVSVSSASVQKAKSVLKDNNTSKENTESFGRPDHTESFGRPDQTGSRRPGMISERSIERSIDAVNEGDAEKSGHWDTGCQFPMFQTGLGKPVAVSWNSVQKARAVLEEEKIKTTGHGDSSVCATTLQSETPRSVLMSSSLIMTDRSVTPNGDSAVQEKNHEDGNHLPLFQTGSGRSIAISKSSFKRATAVLEPRNITKELEDEAHLDAGHDTPMFKTGLGRSNLASDGCRTELCILEAEEAVKSVNNYNREAFVEVPAFQAGIQTFVPQNRSSSHKASMLLEQRNFTEKGYKDSGSQLPMFRTGSGKSVLISESSVQKAKAVLEEEVKINRDNHNLLNMDKNIPVFASPLKTSCARTVNISSAGVSRAATLLGLEENTLSTQFFGHVGDKLGTKIKFERKNPEQRLASGPTENQIQYRGRQINGYF, from the exons ATGGCGAGAAGGTGGCAGGTCTGGGGCCGGCCCGACGGCAGCCAAGTCTGGAtccccgcccccgaccccgacgcgccgccgccgccgcccgccgcggcCCCGCCTCTTCCTCCGCCGGGGCGCGCCGCGGGGACAGCCGCCGCTTCATTTGAGGACGCGCAGGTCAAAG GCCGGGGCGCTGCTGACGGATGCCGCGTCGAGTCCATGGCCGACCTCCTCGTCCAAG CGCGGAACAAGCTGCTCGAAGGTGATGGGATGGCCGGAGCAACCGGGGATGCAGGAAAAGGCGAGCTGTTCTGCACTGGATCGGGGAGACCAGTGTCCCTCAGCGAGAGGGCTATAAGGAAGGCCAGGGCGTTGGTCGGGGAGGATGTGGAGAAGGCTGGTATTAAGAGAA AGCAATCATTTGGCGATGTACCTGATGTAGAGGGCGGATTGAGAGAAATGGGCGCCCCATTTAGAG GTGGAACCATGCCCCCATTGTTCCAAACTGGGTCAGGAAAAGCGGTCTTGCCGGGCAGGAACTCAATCCAAAAGGCAAGAGCTATTTTAGAAG ATGTTGATAGTGCTGCTGGTGCCGCACAACCAATGTTCCGTACTGGAATGGGTAGGGCGGTTCCTGTGAACCGGACCCTTATTGACAAGGCAAGAGCTGTTTTGGAGGGACAAACAGCTGTAGAACAAGGTCATTATGATGAGA GTGTGGACGGCATGGAACAGTTTCCATTGTTCCAAACTGGTTCAGGAAGAGTTGTATCAGTCAGTTCAGCATCTGTTCAGAAAGCTAAGTCTGTGTTGAAGGATAATAATACAAGCAAGG AAAATACAGAGAGTTTTGGTAGGCCTGACCATACAGAGAGTTTTGGTAGGCCTGACCAAACTGGTTCAAGAAGACCAGGCATGATCAGCGAAAGATCCATTGAGCGATCTATAGATGCGGTGAATGAGGGAGATGCGGAAAAGAGTG GACATTGGGATACTGGTTGCCAGTTCCCAATGTTCCAAACAGGATTAGGGAAGCCTGTTGCTGTGAGCTGGAACTCAGTTCAGAAGGCAAGGGCAGTATTGGAGGAAGAAAAAATTAAAACAACTG GACATGGAGATAGCAGTGTTTGCGCCACAACTCTTCAAAGTGAAACGCCAAGGTCTGTTTTGATGAGTAGCAGTTTGATCATGACTGATAGAAGTGTTACACCGAATGGAGATAGTGCAGTGCAAG AGAAAAATCACGAGGATGGCAACCACTTGCCGTTGTTTCAAACCGGGTCAGGGAGGTCAATTGCTATAAGTAAGAGCTCATTTAAGAGGGCAACTGCAGTTCTGGAGCCAAGGAATATTACAAAGGAATTGGAAG ATGAAGCTCATTTAGATGCTGGCCATGATACTCCCATGTTCAAAACTGGATTAGGAAGGTCTAACTTAGCAAGTGATGGCTGTAGAACTGAATTGTGTATCTTAGAAGCTGAAGAAGCAGTCAAAAGTG TAAACAATTACAACAGAGAAGCCTTTGTTGAAGTGCCAGCGTTCCAAGCTGGGATACAAACGTTTGTACCCCAAAACAGAAGTTCAAGTCATAAGGCCAGTATGCTTTTGGAGCAACGAAACTTCACGGAGAAAG GATACAAAGACTCTGGAAGTCAACTGCCAATGTTTCGAACCGGATCTGGAAAGTCAGTCTTGATTAGTGAAAGCTCAGTGCAGAAAGCAAAGGCTGTTCTGGAGGAAGAGGTCAAAATAAACAGAG ATAATCATAATCTCCTTAACATGGACAAAAATATTCCTGTCTTTGCTTCACCTCTCAAGACAAGCTGTGCAAGAACAGTTAATATATCTTCAGCTGGTGTATCTCGAGCTGCTACTTTGTTGGGCTTGGAGGAGAATACcctttcaacacaattttttgGACATGTGGGCGATAAGCTTGGCACGAAAATAAAATTTGAACGGAAAAATCCAGAACAGAGGCTTGCATCTGGTCCAACAGAAAACCAA ATTCAGTACCGCGGGAGGCAGATCAATGGCTATTTCTAG
- the LOC125547912 gene encoding uncharacterized protein LOC125547912: protein MSTTTAAAMSMKLLVDTKAGRVLFAEAGKDVVDFLFSLLALPVGTAVKLLGPDSMVGGAGDLYASVQKLDGSYVLPGANTDALLCPAVPSPAAAPSISLSLLLLPSPSPAFFRCGYCHSPGYVTEVRGAKCPRCGNHMADAIQCVRPDSGDSGQAAAGGARGFVQGVVTYTVMDNLAVTPMSAISSITLLNTFAVRGLGALQEMTVRIGYKEGLAILKAALQSKTVLTDVFLAGCKTGPVYD from the exons ATGTCGACCACCACCGCGGCCGCGATGAGCATGAAGCTGCTGGTGGACACCAAGGCCGGGCGCGTGCTGTTCGCGGAGGCCGGCAAGGACGTCGTCGACTTCCTCTTCTCCCTCCTCGCCCTGCCTGTCGGCACGGCCGTCAAGCTGCTCGGGCCGGACTCAATGGTCGGGGGCGCCGGCGACCTCTACGCCAGCGTCCAGAAGCTCGACGGCTCCTACGTCCTGCCCGGGGCGAACACCGACGCGCTCCTATGCCCCGCCGTGCCCTCGCCGGCGGCGGCCCCCAGCATCTCCCTGTCCCTCCTCCTCCTGCCGAGCCCGTCGCCGGCTTTCTTCAGGTGCGGCTATTGTCACAGCCCGGGCTACGTGACGGAGGTGAGAGGCGCCAAGTGCCCCAGATGTGGCAACCATATGGCGGACGCGATCCAGTGCGTGCGGCCCGATTCCGGCGACTCCGGGCAGGCCGCCGCCGGAGGGGCGAGAGGGTTCGTGCAGGGCGTGGTGACGTACACGGTGATGGACAACCTCGCCGTGACCCCCATGTCCGCCATCTCCAGCATCACCCTGCTCAACACCTTCGCCGTCaggggcctcggcgcgctccAGGAGATGACCGTGCGGATCGGCTACAAGGAG GGTTTGGCGATTCTCAAGGCGGCGCTGCAGTCCAAGACTGTCCTCACCGACGTCTTCCTCGCCGGCTGCAAGACAGGTCCGGTGTACGACTGA